One window of Vitis riparia cultivar Riparia Gloire de Montpellier isolate 1030 chromosome 5, EGFV_Vit.rip_1.0, whole genome shotgun sequence genomic DNA carries:
- the LOC117913989 gene encoding protein ACCELERATED CELL DEATH 6-like, with protein sequence MDQLGASNHGAELQDCRISYQAANADGSQTVITGMDAGLYKAAAEGKIDDLKKIEEHEFQVQLTPNHNTILHIAAQFGKLDCVQRILTLPSCSSLLQRPNLKGETPLHLAAREGHLEILEDLIRTAKSLPVDIETGIGAEKVILRTKNKRKDTALHEAVRYGHSNVVKLLIEEDPEFTYGPNSSGRTPLYIAAERRFTDIVGMIISTCHSPAYGGFNGRTALHAAVICNDKEITEMILEWKPALTKEVDDNGWSPLHFAAESGDDPTIVRRLLEKSDKSVVYLGTKDGKKTALHIASLHHHGKIVEELLSQFPDCSEQVDDKGHNICHFAMMEKGENSTFLLNHWLRLRGLVNEEDAQGNTPLHLLSSNKILNPVFVLDRKVDKKACNNEYLTAVDIISRAQDISAGEKEVFLTIFRIAMNDPSAAEGLFKQINKVTQSKAFKDKYISELKHRGEAHLIVSALITTVTFAAGFTLPGGYNGDDGMAILTRKTAFRTFVVTDTIALVLSVSAVFLHFFMTVHDDETVLRKHFLWAFSFTMLGMGAMVIAFTTGLYAVLPHSSGPAIFTCILCSCFFLAFFLEFKLLGKKKNQ encoded by the exons ATGGATCAGCTGGGTGCTTCCAATCACGGCGCAGAATTGCAGGATTGCAGAATTTCATATCAGGCTGCAAATGCAGATGGCAGCCAAACTGTCATCACAGGCATGGATGCCGGTCTGTACAAGGCGGCAGCGGAGGGGAAGATCGATGACCTCAAGAAGATTGAAGAGCATGAATTTCAAGTCCAGTTAACCCCAAACCATAACACAATACTCCACATCGCAGCCCAGTTCGGTAAACTAGACTGTGTGCAACGGATCCTTACGTTGCCTTCATGTTCCTCTCTACTGCAACGGCCAAATCTGAAAGGCGAGACTCCGCTTCACCTTGCAGCAAGGGAAGGGCATTTGGAGATCTTGGAAGATCTTATACGCACTGCAAAATCACTTCCCGTAGATATTGAAACCGGGATTGGAGCAGAAAAGGTGATTTTGAGAACCAAAAATAAGAGGAAAGACACAGCCTTACATGAGGCAGTGCGATATGGGCATTCTAATGTGGTGAAGTTATTGATTGAGGAAGACCCGGAGTTTACCTATGGTCCTAATAGTTCTGGCAGGACTCCTCTTTACATAGCTGCTGAGAGAAGATTTACAGACATCGTGGGTATGATCATAAGCACTTGCCATTCACCAGCTTACGGTGGTTTCAACGGTAGAACGGCCTTGCATGCTGCTGTAATCTGCAATGACAAAG AAATCACAGAGATGATACTGGAATGGAAACCCGCTCTGACCAAAGAAGTAGATGACAATGGGTGGTCTCCGCTCCACTTTGCTGCAGAGAGTGGTGATGATCCAACAATAGTGAGGCGATTACTAGAGAAATCAGATAAGAGTGTAGTCTACCTTGGGACCAAAGATGGGAAAAAGACTGCCCTTCATATTGCATCACTCCACCATCATGGGAAAATAGTAGAGGAGCTCCTATCTCAATTCCCGGATTGTAGCGAGCAGGTTGATGACAAGGGCCATAATATTTGTCACTTTGCCATGATGGAAAAAGGGGAAAACAGTACTTTCCTTTTAAATCACTGGCTGAGATTGAGAGGGCTTGTAAATGAAGAAGATGCTCAAGGAAACACACCCCTCCACCTTCTCTCTTCTAACAAAATTCTGAATCCAGTGTTCGTATTAGATCGTAAAGTCGATAAGAAGGCCTGCAATAATGAATACTTGACAGCTGTTGACATAATTTCGAGGGCCCAGGACATTTCCGCAGGAGAAAAG GAGGTATTTCTAACGATATTTCGGATAGCGATGAATGATCCTTCGGCTGCAGAGGGATTatttaagcaaataaataaagtcACACAAAGCAAAGCCTTCAAAGACAAATACATCTCTGAACTAAAGCATAGAGGCGAAGCCCATTTGATAGTTTCCGCACTTATAACAACGGTAACTTTTGCGGCGGGTTTCACCTTGCCCGGTGGTTACAATGGGGATGATGGCATGGCAATTTTAACAAGGAAAACAGCTTTCAGGACATTTGTTGTGACCGATACCATTGCCCTGGTGCTCTCAGTATCTGCTgtcttccttcatttttttatgactgTGCATGACGATGAAACTGTCCTTCGAAAACACTTCCTTTGGGCCTTTTCTTTCACCATGCTTGGCATGGGAGCAATGGTGATCGCTTTCACGACTGGGTTGTATGCTGTTTTACCACATTCCTCGGGCCCTGCGATCTTCACTTGTATCTTGTGCTCTTGCTTTTTCCTCgcattttttcttgaatttaaactacttgggaaaaaaaagaaccaaTGA